Proteins encoded together in one Antennarius striatus isolate MH-2024 chromosome 13, ASM4005453v1, whole genome shotgun sequence window:
- the LOC137606266 gene encoding hepatic and glial cell adhesion molecule-like isoform X2 — translation MDAFCTSNFVHLLPGGVLAVNITVPKSLIRGTVGGEAVLSVLYSSFSLDLPVIKWQLEKEKSVTVVQSIGTDIIGTLRPEYRDRILVFENGTLLLHNLRLSDDGIYEVEISITDDTFTGEGSITLTVDESISRPYIHTAALSVLELSENITLNCSHDNGTRTSYKWFKGGKPLANVTRFLMSPDQKVLTITRVLMADDDVYSCEVENPVSVMTSLPIRLTVYRRSSLYIILSTGGIFLLITLVTVCACWTPSKKTKHPSRKPLSRVSCHSPSSHTGDELPKRTKHKGINAVTSLYVLQKKDPSRDDSSMNSGGSPSELDSMLCFTNSPKKPTSWSTHRYI, via the exons ATGGATGCATTTTGCACATCTAACTTTGTGCATCTCCTTCCAGGAGGAGTGCTGGCGGTGAACATAACAGTCCCCAAAAGCCTCATCAGAGGGACGGTAGGGGGGGAGGCCGTCCTCTCTGTCCTCTACAGCAGCTTCAGCCTCGACCTGCCGGTCATCAAGTggcagctggagaaggagaaatctGTCACCGTCGTCCAGTCGATCGGAACCGACATCATCGGGACCCTGAGGCCGGAGTATCGGGATCGCATCCTGGTGTTTGAGAACGGGACTCTGCTTCTTCACAACCTCAGACTGTCCGATGATGGAATTTATGAGGTGGAGATTTCCATTACAGATGATACCTTTACAGGAGAGGGCAGCATCACGCTCACTGTGGATG AGTCCATATCCAGGCCTTACATCCACACGGCAGCGTTGTCCGTCCTGGAGCTCAGCGAAAACATCACCCTGAACTGTTCCCATGACAACGGCACCAGGACCTCATACAAGTGGTTCAAAGGCGGAAAGCCGCTGGCTAACGTGACGAGATTCTTGATGTCACCTGACCAGAAGGTTCTGACCATCACGCGGGTGTTGATGGCAGACGATGACGTCTACAGCTGCGAGGTGGAGAACCCAGTAAGCGTCATGACGAGCCTCCCCATCAGGCTGACTGTCTACA GGAGGAGTTCCCTCTACATCATCCTTTCCACCGGAggcatcttcctcctcatcaccttgGTAACCGTATGCGCCTGCTGGACACCATCCAAAAA gacCAAGCATCCATCTAGAAAGCCTCTGTCCAGGGTTTCTTGCCACTCACCAAGCAGTCACACAG GTGATGAGCTTCCAAAGAGGACAAAACACAAGGGGATCAATGCAGTGACTTCACTTTACGTTCTGCAGAAAAAG GACCCCTCCAGGGATGACTCATCCATGAACAGCGGTGGATCACCTTCAGAACTCGACAGCATGCTATGCTTTACAAACTCCCCCAAAAAGcccacttcctggtccaccCACAGGTATATCTGA
- the LOC137606266 gene encoding hepatic and glial cell adhesion molecule-like isoform X1, protein MKAEKRAPVKIKFIIKILFLACFGSFNAGGVLAVNITVPKSLIRGTVGGEAVLSVLYSSFSLDLPVIKWQLEKEKSVTVVQSIGTDIIGTLRPEYRDRILVFENGTLLLHNLRLSDDGIYEVEISITDDTFTGEGSITLTVDESISRPYIHTAALSVLELSENITLNCSHDNGTRTSYKWFKGGKPLANVTRFLMSPDQKVLTITRVLMADDDVYSCEVENPVSVMTSLPIRLTVYRRSSLYIILSTGGIFLLITLVTVCACWTPSKKTKHPSRKPLSRVSCHSPSSHTGDELPKRTKHKGINAVTSLYVLQKKDPSRDDSSMNSGGSPSELDSMLCFTNSPKKPTSWSTHRYI, encoded by the exons ATGAAGGCGGAGAAGAGGGCTCCAgtaaaaatcaaattcattatcaaaattttatttcttgCGTGTTTTGGTTCATTCAATGCAG GAGGAGTGCTGGCGGTGAACATAACAGTCCCCAAAAGCCTCATCAGAGGGACGGTAGGGGGGGAGGCCGTCCTCTCTGTCCTCTACAGCAGCTTCAGCCTCGACCTGCCGGTCATCAAGTggcagctggagaaggagaaatctGTCACCGTCGTCCAGTCGATCGGAACCGACATCATCGGGACCCTGAGGCCGGAGTATCGGGATCGCATCCTGGTGTTTGAGAACGGGACTCTGCTTCTTCACAACCTCAGACTGTCCGATGATGGAATTTATGAGGTGGAGATTTCCATTACAGATGATACCTTTACAGGAGAGGGCAGCATCACGCTCACTGTGGATG AGTCCATATCCAGGCCTTACATCCACACGGCAGCGTTGTCCGTCCTGGAGCTCAGCGAAAACATCACCCTGAACTGTTCCCATGACAACGGCACCAGGACCTCATACAAGTGGTTCAAAGGCGGAAAGCCGCTGGCTAACGTGACGAGATTCTTGATGTCACCTGACCAGAAGGTTCTGACCATCACGCGGGTGTTGATGGCAGACGATGACGTCTACAGCTGCGAGGTGGAGAACCCAGTAAGCGTCATGACGAGCCTCCCCATCAGGCTGACTGTCTACA GGAGGAGTTCCCTCTACATCATCCTTTCCACCGGAggcatcttcctcctcatcaccttgGTAACCGTATGCGCCTGCTGGACACCATCCAAAAA gacCAAGCATCCATCTAGAAAGCCTCTGTCCAGGGTTTCTTGCCACTCACCAAGCAGTCACACAG GTGATGAGCTTCCAAAGAGGACAAAACACAAGGGGATCAATGCAGTGACTTCACTTTACGTTCTGCAGAAAAAG GACCCCTCCAGGGATGACTCATCCATGAACAGCGGTGGATCACCTTCAGAACTCGACAGCATGCTATGCTTTACAAACTCCCCCAAAAAGcccacttcctggtccaccCACAGGTATATCTGA
- the styxl1 gene encoding serine/threonine/tyrosine-interacting-like protein 1 codes for MAGVVLCEPFELYNLLNQRCCVSRLAEVNYLCLIDAREIQDYRINHIITAKNIKTNAEGTFLPPEAVEVDSMQHIVVYDSSTSCLQEQGRALGCALMLAEASLYPVRIVRGGFQRFSAIYTFLRTEKILYTITELEDLKAYPVEVLAGLMYMGDQKQYGDVGILKDLKISAVISISETDALEPSKTNQTVLNIPVADSVDSDLYSWFDRLCSFIDSHISTGSRVMIVSKQGTSRCSAATIAFLMHHLKYTLEEAWRQTLKCKPSMRPNTGFLQQLSEWELHTKGTKVTDISKSLF; via the exons ATGGCAGGCGTTGTGTTGTGTGAACCGTTTGAACTCTATAATCTCCTCAACCAGCGCTGCTGTGTGTCCAGGCTGGCAGAGGTCAACTACCTCTGTTTGATCG ATGCTCGCGAGATTCAAGATTACAGAATAAATCACATCATAACggctaaaaatatcaaaacg AATGCAGAGGGAACATTCCTCCCCCCAGAGGCCGTGGAGGTGGACAGCATGCAGCACATTGTAGTCTATGACAGCAGCACAAGTTGTTTGCAGGAACAAG GTCGAGCCCTTGGATGTGCCCTGATGCTTGCTGAAGCTAGCCTCTACCCGGTCCGCATAGTGAGAGGAGGCTTTCAGAGGTTCTCTGCAATTTACACTTTTTTAAGGACTGAGAAAATCCTCTACACCATCACA GAGCTGGAGGACCTGAAGGCCTATCCGGTGGAGGTCTTAGCTGGACTGATGTACATGGGTGACCAGAAACAATACGGAGATGTTGGGATCCTCAAAGACCTTAAAATCAGTGCTGTGATCAGCATCTCAGAGACCGATGCTCTGGA ACCCTCAAAGACGAACCAGACTGTCCTGAACATCCCCGTGGCTGACTCAGTGGATTCTGACTTATATTCATGGTTTGACAGGCTTTGTAGTTTCATTG ATTCACACATCAGCACTGGTTCTCGAGTAATGATAGTCTCCAAGCAGGGCACAAGCCGATGCAGCGCTGCAACCATTGCTTTTCTCATGCACCACCTAAAATATACACTGGAG gAGGCCTGGAGGCAAACACTTAAATGTAAGCCCAGCATGAGGCCAAACACAGggttcctgcagcagctgtctgagtgggaGCTTCACACCAAGGGAACAAAAGTCACAGATATCTctaaaagtcttttttaa